The proteins below are encoded in one region of Kazachstania africana CBS 2517 chromosome 6, complete genome:
- the DAS1 gene encoding SCF ubiquitin ligase complex subunit DAS1 (similar to Saccharomyces cerevisiae YJL149W; ancestral locus Anc_1.198) — protein MFHKPNFPLESLPDELIKEILSNLNQCDRLTSALVNKRFNKIATKLIYRRIYLNDSNVVRSDFMNIAINWTLLHIPSFISEEESREIANEKLLKLIDTLQTNVLTIESVEWIRINWDLDPNLQRNILNLLCNNAKSLKRLENITDPQCNDIIAKGKISQANVTSFDMAPPNALPESVVNETYIPNLVTYLNQRISNNLSHMTLFMDPIKLFNYLYHLKEKLTIVDLKLHWRREFFQGEYFTMDKLRNPPFRKLNEIFDIRTLKTLTIISWNESLIDREIEMLKEFKEFIYLEDLSLISIKQDIDILIELFNKLTNLKRLKMDFLEDFVPETTSSQIFLSILLNCKKLQFIDIRFEGIDLPMINLIENKFEVTQKCFCESCNNTFDKIIRNKIFLFPNDYYLTDLHDIATKDILKMMRYLSLFPYSKACDCYPSVRTQPMNIEQFVKKMNENLLIYRQNRSQLLPFNSSEDPNIVDSRNLTFEQKLLRLPHDPITRDDVVNIYHALLHHFKTTYYTFLKGFSDLRFLMLNDIPTVVVEENNERIFHPVFYHYNYVSNLYGWSKRDKQQNSGESSKSRSSDNDTVSKRVTVI, from the coding sequence ATGTTTCATAAACCAAATTTTCCGTTGGAATCACTACCAGATGAGTTgattaaagaaattttgtcaaatttgaatcaatgTGATAGATTAACTTCTGCTTTGGTAAATAAAAGGTTCAATAAGATTGCTacaaaattaatttataGACGAATATATTTAAATGACTCAAATGTGGTAAGAAGTGACTTCATGAATATTGCCATCAATTGGACTCTTTTACATATCCCATCTTTTATcagtgaagaagaatcaaGAGAAATCgccaatgaaaaattattaaaattaattgataCTTTACAGACAAATGTTTTAACAATAGAAAGTGTAGAATGGATTAGAATCAACTGGGACCTGGACCCAAATCTACAAAGAAACATATTGAATCTGTTATGTAACAACGccaaatcattgaaaagattggaAAACATAACGGATCCACAATGTAATGATATTATTGCTAAGGGTAAAATTTCTCAAGCAAACGTTACCAGCTTTGATATGGCCCCACCAAATGCATTACCTGAATCTGTAGTAAATGAAACCTATATTCCTAATTTAGTCACATATTTGAACCaaagaatatcaaataatttatcgCATATGACCTTGTTCATGGACCCaataaaacttttcaattatctttatcatttaaaGGAAAAACTAACAATTGTAGATCTAAAATTACATTGGAGAAGAGAATTTTTTCAGGGTGAATATTTCACAATGGATAAATTGAGAAATCCACCATTtagaaaattgaatgaaatctttgatattAGAACCTTGAAAACTTTAACTATAATATCATGGAATGAGTCATTAATTGAtagagaaattgaaatgttgaaagaattcaaagaatttatttatcttgaagatttatctttgatttcaataaaacaagatattgatatcTTAAtagaattattcaataaattaactaatttgaaaagattaaaaatggattttttGGAAGATTTCGTACCAGAGACAACAAGTTCACAGATTTTCCTTTCAATTCTACTCAAttgtaaaaaattacaatttattgatattagaTTCGAAGGTATTGACTTACCTATGATTAATTTGATTGagaataaatttgaagttaCTCAAAAATGTTTCTGTGAAAGTTGTAACAACacttttgataaaattataagaaataaaatatttctatTCCCGAATGATTACTACCTGACTGATCTACATGATATTGCTACAAAggatatattaaaaatgatgagATATCTTTCATTATTCCCATACTCAAAAGCATGTGATTGTTACCCAAGCGTAAGAACACAACCAATGAATATCGAACAATTCgtcaagaaaatgaatgaaaatttattaatatatCGCCAAAATAGATCCCAATTGTTGCCATTCAATTCAAGTGAAGATCCAAATATTGTCGATTCTAGAAACTTAACCTTCGAACAAAAACTGTTAAGATTACCTCATGATCCAATAACAAGAGACGACGtggtaaatatttatcatGCACTACTACATCATTTCAAGACAACATACTAcacttttttgaaaggGTTCTCGGATTTAAGGTTTTTGATGTTGAACGATATCCCAACAGTGGTAGTGGAAGAAAACAATGAGAGGATTTTCCATCCGGTTTTCTACCATTATAATTACGTTTCAAACTTGTACGGTTGGTCTAAGAGAGACAAGCAGCAAAATTCTGGAGAAAGTTCAAAGAGCAGAAGTAGCGATAATGATACCGTTTCAAAGAGAGTCACAGTTATATAG
- the SMT1 gene encoding Smt1p (similar to Saccharomyces cerevisiae YJL147C; ancestral locus Anc_1.203) produces the protein MRRAFFHINARLFKSDNKQLRSTLNFLTKGSTLSTTLSELLEPGSNSEKSALKKVKDPEATKHVETILDVLNSTLPKSKLHTSKVQGHYDFLFQQLKVILRNTIKETGSIQSSPSALESLTSEELYNRLILLKLSNKLTISEVCKIVLSKNFKHYDSLWSNITLFDDMEMLQVSLLLYYKTHKMEIYKELKNKWIDNYSTFQASIRRIFWRCALHDNLDINEIIVKLQKWDNKELIILYQSLFEISNRLPILDDLSYNQGLFIRSLRALAVNTIKYKKWMVKIVKLSLKLKLYTEEKTQIDNQLISRYKFASSLNLVLQEVYNMCDDTVLQEELRDIFKMIDQQEQKMKTQISLKFV, from the coding sequence ATGAGAAGAGCTTTCTTCCACATAAATGCAAGGTTATTTAAATCTGATAACAAACAACTCCGTTCGACACTAAACTTCTTAACCAAAGGCTCTACTCTTTCAACAACACTATCTGAGCTTTTAGAGCCAGGAAGTAACTCTGAAAAGTCTGCTCTCAAAAAAGTTAAAGACCCAGAAGCAACGAAGCATGTTGAAACTATTCTAGACGTTTTAAATTCTACTTTACCGAAATCTAAATTACACACATCAAAAGTACAAGGCCACTATGATTTCTTATTTCAACAATTGAAAGTTATACTGAGGAATACAATTAAAGAAACTGGATCAATTCAGAGTTCTCCAAGTGCTCTTGAAAGTTTGACTTCAGAAGAATTATACAACAGGTTGATACTTTTAAAACTCTCAAACAAATTGACCATCAGCGAAGTTTGCAAGATTGTTCTATCTAAAAACTTCAAGCATTACGATTCTCTGTGGTCAAATATTACACTTTTCGATGATATGGAAATGCTACAGGTATCATTGTTACTGTATTATAAAACACACAAAATggaaatatataaagagttgaaaaataagtGGATAGATAATTACTCGACCTTTCAAGCCTCAATTCGACGAATATTTTGGAGATGTGCCCTCCATGATAACTTAGATATCAATGAGATTATCGtaaaacttcaaaaatggGACAACAAGGAACTTATTATCCTATATCAGTccttatttgaaatttcaaatagatTACCCATTTTAGACGACTTATCGTACAACCAGGGGCTCTTCATCAGGTCACTGAGAGCATTGGCAGTCAATACTATTAAGTATAAAAAATGGATGGTTAAAATTGTGAAATTGAGTTTAAAACTGAAATTGTACACAGAGGAGAAAACTCAAATAGACAATCAGCTAATCTCACGGTATAAATTTGCGTCATCGCTAAATTTAGTTCTTCAAGAAGTGTATAACATGTGCGATGATACAGTATTACAAGAGGAGTTAAGAGacatttttaaaatgaTAGATCAGcaagaacaaaaaatgaaaacacaaatttcattgaaattcgTCTAA
- the IDS2 gene encoding Ids2p (similar to Saccharomyces cerevisiae IDS2 (YJL146W); ancestral locus Anc_1.204), translated as MNFDNLPEDLAGELGDAIRKSWSESKDSSAYTANVSGYEDSPIGTPLNEPVETEVHEVLNTHPEVLRESSGTTRDDTPIIIEAAKQAQEPDYQLFKHHYSITENRDSMADILNDLDLGGSPEPPIVSPEVPLNFTQGELQSNQQAIPMERRQSLNTRRSSIQDVQWIRQLLNPRSSFSASSSNEPTVIPSRLPPGHDGRTPSKCWVTVLSEDSIEAIKSIIVLNQSLKLVGSKYSLYILHDSRINSAKLSKYHINFIGIPIENLNLNPKLDKYWYILSIFINLVNLFDLVCFIAPTCMVIDNIDELLESSEICDEIDNETCVLLTNISNDVEKESNDAQIIIVKPNNEVAMCIKEYFTVYDNNQENNDKLNKLSKMNDFDVLRELFNETWGHISSDTYVKLLTENVSGSTLNFIKIIDFKKLKPWNLKNVINDNTVCGKWCEIWQQFWKNT; from the coding sequence ATGAATTTTGATAACCTTCCGGAGGATCTAGCAGGTGAATTGGGGGACGCGATAAGGAAATCGTGGtcagaatcaaaagattCCAGCGCTTATACAGCAAACGTCTCAGGTTATGAAGACTCCCCCATTGGGACACCTTTGAATGAACCTGTCGAAACAGAGGTGCATGAAGTCCTGAATACACATCCTGAAGTATTAAGAGAATCATCAGGAACCACCAGGGACGATACTCCAATCATCATTGAGGCAGCTAAACAGGCCCAAGAACCCGATTATCAGCTATTCAAACACCATTATTCTATTACCGAAAACCGGGATTCGATGGctgatattttaaatgaCTTAGACTTGGGAGGTTCCCCAGAACCACCAATTGTTAGCCCAGAAGTACCATTAAATTTTACCCAAGGTGAACTCCAGTCCAACCAACAAGCCATACCAATGGAACGAAGACAGTCATTAAATACAAGAAGAAGCTCTATACAAGATGTTCAATGGATTAGACAGTTATTGAACCCTAGGAGTTCTTTTTCTGCGTCCTCATCAAATGAACCTACTGTAATACCGAGCAGATTGCCACCAGGACATGATGGTCGCACACCATCGAAATGTTGGGTTACTGTTTTATCAGAAGACTCCATAGAAGCAATAAAATCTATAATTGTGTTAAACCAATCATTAAAATTAGTGGGCTCTAAATATTCATTGTACATTTTACACGATTCAAGGATCAATTCTGCAAAATTATCCAAGTATCACATCAATTTCATAGGAATTCCAATAGAGAATTTAAATCTCAATCCTAAATTGGACAAATATTGGTATATTCTATCAATATTCATAAACTTagttaatttatttgaCCTTGTTTGTTTTATCGCCCCTACATGCATGGTAATTGACAATATAGATGAGTTACTGGAGTCAAGTGAGATTtgtgatgaaattgacaATGAAACTTGTGTATTACTAACGAATATTTCAAACGATGTTGAGAAAGAAAGTAATGATGCACAAATTATAATCGTTAAACCAAACAATGAAGTTGCTATGTGtattaaagaatattttaCCGTCTATGACAACAATCAAGAAAACAAcgataaattgaataaattgagTAAAATGAATGATTTCGATGTGCTAAGAGAATTATTCAACGAAACTTGGGGCCATATATCATCTGATACCTATGTTAAATTACTAACTGAAAACGTAAGTGGATCAACGTTAAactttataaaaataattgatttcaaGAAGTTAAAACCTtggaatttgaaaaatgtaaTTAACGATAATACTGTCTGCGGTAAATGGTGTGAAATTTGGCAgcaattttggaaaaatacCTGA
- the SFH5 gene encoding Sfh5p (similar to Saccharomyces cerevisiae SFH5 (YJL145W); ancestral locus Anc_1.205): MNFRSAHEGNVFKKVVAELPGIISKKCDGYDELYGYKLVPDEPNSERKFYDKEIAECLIYKFCKGYQFHYEIVVEHIVNVLNWRREFNPLSAAFKEVHNKELVEVGILASYPNHESNKKVVTWNIYGQLIKKKYLFKDGEKFLRYRIGLMERGLRLLDFKDDTNNYMTQVHDYKGVSVLSMDSDMKKVVREIVLVFQSYYPELLYAKYFINVPSFLRWIYDVIKTFVDENTKKKFVVLSDGRKMAHYLKDVPSTNYGGSDTNTLQQENITNVRPTEYGLYILEKQANEDID, from the coding sequence ATGAATTTCAGATCTGCACATGAAGGTAACGTATTCAAGAAGGTAGTTGCTGAATTGCCTGGTATTATCTCGAAAAAATGTGATGGTTATGATGAACTCTACGGGTACAAACTAGTACCTGATGAGCCCAATtctgaaagaaaattttatgaCAAGGAAATTGCAGAATGTTTAATTTACAAATTCTGTAAGGGCTACCAATTTCATTATGAGATCGTTGTTGAACATATCGTCAATGTTTTAAATTGGAGGCGTGAATTTAATCCCTTAAGTGCTGCATTCAAAGAAGTTCATAACAAAGAATTGGTGGAAGTAGGTATTTTGGCATCATATCCAAATCATGAGAGTAATAAGAAAGTTGTTACATGGAACATATATGGACAACtgatcaaaaaaaagtatctTTTCAAAGACGGTGAAAAGTTTTTACGTTACAGAATTGGTTTGATGGAAAGAGGGTTAAGACTATTGGATTTTAAAGATGATACAAACAATTATATGACACAAGTTCATGACTATAAAGGTGTATCTGTACTGAGCATGGATTCTGATATGAAGAAAGTTGTGAGAGAAATTGTCCTAGTTTTCCAAAGCTACTATCCCGAGTTGTTGTATgccaaatattttatcaatgTTCCAAGTTTCCTAAGGTGGATTTATGACGTTATTAAAACATTCGTAGATGAAAATacgaagaaaaaattcGTTGTATTGAGCGATGGAAGGAAAATGGCacattatttgaaagatgtACCCTCCACAAATTATGGTGGTAGCGACACTAATACCTTGCagcaagaaaatataacGAATGTGAGACCTACAGAATATGGCCTCtatattttggaaaagcAAGCCAATGAGGACATTGACTGA
- the ROQ1 gene encoding Roq1p (similar to Saccharomyces cerevisiae YJL144W), whose amino-acid sequence MKDHCSRSHKTNSKSAKMLRRTTSGVVRTNSSNFCKNTVLRSRRTIPQYSEVNNDENRFGDFTVVDHHANQSQPVIYYFIEITNPIQRNNQNYNGSNNSNNNNNNNSNISPPTLTRRYRVRHL is encoded by the coding sequence ATGAAAGATCATTGCAGTAGAAGTCATAAAACAAATTCGAAATCAGCTAAAATGTTAAGAAGAACGACATCAGGTGTCGTAAGGACAAACAGTAGTAATTTTTGCAAGAATACCGTTCTTCGAAGCAGGAGAACTATCCCACAATATAGTGAAgttaataatgatgaaaatagaTTTGGTGATTTTACTGTAGTAGATCATCATGCTAATCAAAGCCAGCCCGTTATTTACtattttattgaaataacAAATCCTATACAAAGaaacaatcaaaattaCAATGGTAGTAATAAcagcaataataataataataacaatagcAATATAAGTCCTCCGACATTGACGAGAAGATATCGGGTCAGGCAtctataa
- the TIM17 gene encoding protein transporter TIM17 (similar to Saccharomyces cerevisiae TIM17 (YJL143W); ancestral locus Anc_1.206), whose product MSADHSRDPCPIVILNDFGGAFAMGAIGGVIWHGIKGFRNSPLGERRLGSVNAIKARAPVLGGNFGVWGGLFSTFDCGVKAVRKREDPWNAIIAGLFTGGALAVRGGWKHTRNSAITCACLLGVIEGVGLMFQRYAAWQAKPIAPQLPDAGSSPQPLQA is encoded by the coding sequence ATGTCTGCTGATCATTCTAGAGACCCATGTCCAATagtaattttgaatgattttgGTGGTGCTTTTGCCATGGGTGCCATTGGTGGTGTCATATGGCATGGTATCAAAGGTTTCAGAAATTCTCCACTGGGCGAAAGAAGACTTGGTTCTGTCAATGCTATCAAAGCAAGAGCCCCAGTATTAGGTGGTAATTTCGGTGTTTGGGGTGGTCTATTTTCCACTTTTGATTGTGGTGTCAAAGCAGTgagaaagagagaagaTCCATGGAATGCAATCATTGCCGGTCTATTCACTGGTGGTGCTTTAGCTGTTAGAGGTGGCTGGAAGCATACAAGAAATAGTGCGATCACTTGTGCTTGTCTATTAGGTGTCATTGAAGGTGTAGGTCTTATGTTTCAGAGATATGCTGCTTGGCAAGCAAAACCCATCGCACCACAACTTCCTGATGCAGGTTCATCTCCTCAGCCATTACAAGCTTAA
- the YAK1 gene encoding serine/threonine protein kinase YAK1 (similar to Saccharomyces cerevisiae YAK1 (YJL141C); ancestral locus Anc_1.207) has protein sequence MDQTNGQQMNSPFDNSGNTNNSTNNTNNNTNNNGNNDGSDNGYHLWNQDYLSPGHPQVSLDSQMNLQNNHIQQQKNEKQHTPTFIFTNPWDNNEKIPQQNLQYSQNYETYGMSNEDFEAFKRRKSSLVIPPARAPAPNPFHYDKYPLYSNINNNNINNSHRPSLGSSSSSLAPMNLQMSNPSLYQQQAQQAQDLFEKQQAQQQLLSSRFLPSFYNAHNQDAQRRQSLAAPYYSQTYQSNPSVAGSKANSITPSNAIPGSNSTNNYSTNAPNMTSLPAILPYRRLSAYPSSTAHLLHPSNLRMAATDADLLQQHLYPRPQSQYTVPSLQKCSSKSDLQPIVNPTPKFRRASLHSKTISPLVGLTKNLITTYQLCSSDFTYKTSKNPKRVLTKPNEAKLNNGYDNVNSDYILYVNDVLGTEQSRKYLVLDILGQGTFGQVVKCQNLLNKEIIAVKVIKSKSEYLNQSITEAKILELINTKIDPNNVHHFLRMQDSFIHRNHLCLVFELLSNNLYELLRQNQYHGLSIQLIKIFTKQLLDSLCILKDNKLIHCDLKPENILLCSPDKPDIKIIDFGSSCEETRTVYTYIQSRFYRAPEIILGIPYSTSIDMWSLGCIVAELFLGIPIFPGSSEFNQLTRIITTLGYPPNWMLEMGKNTSKFMKKSEECDQSMKYKLKTIDEFNCDFEKANEQPGKKYFKWDKLNDIIRNYRIPKTIQNSNDLVQQEMNHRECLIHFLSGILNLNPLERWTPQQASLHPFITNQPFTGEWYPPGSFNRNLDDRTSQFNNLKIEEQ, from the coding sequence ATGGATCAAACAAATGGTCAGCAAATGAATTCTCCGTTCGATAATTCTGGCAACACTAATAACAGtactaataatactaacaataatactaataataatgggaACAATGATGGTAGTGACAATGGCTATCATTTATGGAACCAAGATTATCTAAGTCCAGGTCACCCTCAAGTATCTCTAGACTCACAAAtgaatttacaaaataatcaTATCCAACAacagaaaaatgaaaaacagCATACTCCAACTTTCATATTCACTAATCCCTGggataataatgaaaagatcCCACAACAAAATTTACAGTACTCCCAGAATTATGAAACTTATGGTATGTCAAATGAAGACTTTGAAGCatttaaaagaagaaagtcaAGTTTGGTAATACCTCCCGCTAGAGCGCCTGCTCCAAATCCATTCCATTATGATAAGTATCCCCTTTACAGCaacattaataataataatatcaataatagcCATAGACCCTCCCTGggctcttcttcatcatctttgGCACCAATGAATCTTCAAATGTCTAATCCTTCATTATATCAACAGCAGGCACAACAAGCTCaagatttatttgaaaaacagCAAGCTCAACAACAACTATTATCCTCCAGATTTCTTCCTTCCTTTTATAACGCTCATAATCAAGATGCTCAAAGAAGACAAAGTCTGGCGGCACCGTATTATTCACAAACTTATCAAAGTAATCCATCTGTCGCAGGTTCAAAAGCTAATTCCATAACCCCAAGTAATGCTATACCAGGTAGCAACTCTACTAACAATTACTCCACTAATGCACCAAATATGACCTCTTTACCAGCAATTCTTCCATACAGAAGATTAAGTGCGTACCCTTCCAGTACTGCTCATTTATTGCATCCATCAAATCTTCGGATGGCAGCCACAGATGCTGATTTGTTACAGCAACACCTGTATCCTCGCCCTCAATCTCAATATACTGTACCatctttacaaaaatgCAGCTCTAAAAGTGATTTACAACCTATCGTGAATCCAACTCCAAAATTTAGAAGAGCTTCACTACATTCAAAGACAATATCTCCACTTGTAGGTttaacaaaaaatttaataacaACTTATCAATTATGTTCATCAGATTTCACTTATAagacttcaaaaaatccaaaGAGGGTCCTAACAAAACCAAATGAggcaaaattgaataatggTTATGATAATGTCAATAGTGATTATATCCTATACGTTAACGACGTACTTGGTACTGAGCAAAGTAGAAAATATCTCGTATTGGATATCTTAGGACAGGGTACATTTGGTCAAGTGGTCAAGTGTCAAAATTTACTTAATAAGGAAATAATAGCAGTCAAAGTTATAAAATCGAAATCGgaatatttaaatcaatcaatAACTGAGGCTAAAATATTGGAATTGATCAATACCAAGATCGATCCAAATAATGTTCATCACTTCTTAAGAATGCAGGATTCATTCATTCACAGAAATCATTTATGTCTAGTTTTTGAACTTTTGAGTAATAATTTATACGAACTGTTAAGACAAAATCAATACCATGGTTTATCAATCCAGCTAATTAAAATCTTCACGAAGCAATTATTAGATTCACTTTGTATATTGAAggataataaattgattcattGTGATTTAAAAccagaaaatattttactttGTTCACCTGATAAGCCtgatataaaaattatcGATTTTGGTTCATCCTGTGAGGAGACAAGAACCGTATACACTTATATTCAGTCTAGATTCTATCGAGCCCCAGAAATTATATTAGGTATCCCATATTCAACGAGTATTGATATGTGGTCGTTGGGTTGTATCGTAGCTGAGTTGTTTCTCGGTATACCGATCTTCCCTGGGTCATCAGAATTTAATCAGTTAACAAGAATTATCACGACTTTAGGATATCCTCCAAATTGGATGCTTGAAATGGGTAAGaatacttcaaaatttatgaaaaaatCAGAGGAGTGTGATCAATCCATGAAATATAAACTAAAAActattgatgaatttaattgcgattttgaaaaagctAATGAACAACCAggtaaaaaatatttcaaatggGACAAGTTGAACGATATAATTAGAAATTATAGGATCCCAAAAACCATACAAAACTCCAATGATTTGGTCCAGCAAGAAATGAACCACAGAGAATGCCTAATTCACTTCCTTTCGggaattttaaatttgaatcctTTAGAAAGATGGACTCCACAGCAAGCTTCTTTGCATCCATTCATTACGAATCAACCATTTACTGGTGAATGGTACCCACCGGGTTCATTTAATAGAAATTTAGATGATAGGACGTCACAATTCaacaatttgaagataGAAGAGCAATGA
- the RPB4 gene encoding DNA-directed RNA polymerase II subunit RPB4 (similar to Saccharomyces cerevisiae RPB4 (YJL140W); ancestral locus Anc_1.208), translating into MNVSTSTFQTSRRRLRKIEEEENASTLQLGHEFQLKQINHQGEEEELIALNLSEARLLIKEALVERRNAFRAAQTGKNIAQDTNEEEDDEFMRNEAREKELQSIDILLEQTTGGNNKDLKNTMEYLTNFSRFRDQETVGAVIQLLKSTGLHPFEIAQLGSLACDTADEAKTLIPSLNNKISDDELERILKELSNLETLY; encoded by the coding sequence ATGAATGTCTCTACGTCAACTTTTCAAActtcaagaagaagactGAGAAagatagaagaagaagaaaatgcaTCCACTTTGCAACTGGGTcatgaatttcaattgaaacaaataaatcatcaagGTGAAGAGGAGGAACTTATCGCTCTAAATTTGAGTGAAGCAAGATTGCTTATCAAAGAAGCGTTGGTCGAACGTAGGAACGCGTTTAGAGCAGCCCAGACGGGTAAAAACATTGCACAGGATAcaaatgaggaagaagatgatgaatttatGAGAAATGAAGCTCGTGAGAAGGAATTACAATCCATAGATATTCTACTGGAACAAACTACAGGCGGTAATAATaaggatttgaaaaatactaTGGAATATTTGACCAacttttcaagatttaGAGATCAAGAAACTGTAGGTGCAGTCAttcaattattgaaaagcaCAGGATTACATCCTTTCGAAATTGCACAATTAGGTTCATTAGCTTGTGATACAGCTGATGAAGCAAAGACTTTAATTCCAAGTTTAAATAACAAAATATCCGATGACGAATTGGAAAGAATTCTAAAAGAATTATCCAATCTAGAAACCTTATATTAA
- the YUR1 gene encoding mannosyltransferase YUR1 (similar to Saccharomyces cerevisiae YUR1 (YJL139C) and KTR2 (YKR061W); ancestral locus Anc_1.209): MGPLIKLALLACFIPLIFDLTSSNYFKYKELEASDIYRSRSVDILDLNSKSRRYLNKLPKLSTNTYDEYPLNYTHNKTNFERENATLLMLVRNMELDGALKSMRSLEDRFNRNYNYDWTFLNDVPFTEEFIEATSAMASGKAQYGLIPSNDWDRPNWINETKFESKIKEMEDNGVLYGGSKSYRNMCRFNSGYFFRQELLSNYDYYFRVEPNVDYFCDFPYDPFKIMKEKHKKYGFVITIYEYEETIPTLWDAVEEYIKVDNGQDIDMETNAVKFITDKSLVGRYYPIVHSNSSYNLCHFWSNFEIGDLNFFRSEEYIKFFEFLDATGGFYYERWGDAPVHSILVSLLLDRDEIIHFDQLGYTHLPFDTCPTAYHLQLDQRCLCDPGREENIDITPNSCLMRWWKNGAGKSFMREG; this comes from the coding sequence ATGGGTCCACTCATTAAGCTTGCTCTTTTAGCATGTTTTATCCCActaatttttgatttgacCTCATCaaactatttcaaatataagGAGCTAGAGGCATCTGATATATATCGGTCAAGATCAGTTGATATACTAGATTTAAATTCTAAATCGAGAAGAtatttgaacaaattaccaaaattaTCCACAAATACGTACGACGAATATCCATTGAACTACACGCATAATAAAACCAATTTCGAACGTGAGAATGCTACACTATTGATGCTAGTAAGGAACATGGAATTGGATGGGGCTCTTAAATCAATGAGATCATTAGAAGATAGATTTAATAGGAATTATAACTATGATTGGACATTTTTAAACGATGTTCCCTTTACGGAAGAATTCATAGAAGCCACTTCAGCCATGGCAAGTGGGAAAGCTCAATACGGGCTAATTCCAAGTAATGATTGGGATAGGCCCAATTGGATCAATGAAACGAAATTCGAATCCAAAATTAAAGAGATGGAAGACAATGGCGTACTCTATGGCGGTTCTAAATCTTATCGAAATATGTGTAGATTTAACTCAGGGTATTTCTTCAGGCAGGAGctactttcaaattatgACTACTATTTTAGAGTTGAACCAAATGTTGATTATTTTTGTGACTTCCCATACGATCCATTTAAGattatgaaagaaaagcataaaaaatatggattTGTAATAACGATATATGAATATGAGGAAACTATCCCGACCCTATGGGATGCAGTGGAAGAATACATAAAAGTGGACAATGGtcaagatattgatatgGAAACAAATGCAGTAAAGTTTATTACTGATAAGAGTTTAGTTGGGAGATATTATCCAATTGTccattcaaattcatcttaCAATCTATGCCATTTTTggtcaaattttgaaattggtgatttgaattttttcagaaGTGAAGAGTacataaaattttttgaattcttggATGCAACGGGTGGATTTTACTATGAAAGATGGGGTGATGCACCAGTGCATAGTATTCTGGTGTCACTTTTATTAGATCGAGATGAAATAATACATTTTGATCAATTAGGGTACACACATTTACCGTTTGATACTTGTCCGACAGCTTATCATTTACAATTAGATCAAAGGTGTCTATGTGATCCaggaagagaagaaaatattgatattacaCCGAACAGTTGCTTAATGAGGTGGTGGAAGAATGGTGCTGGTAAGAGTTTTATGAGGGAAGGATGA